The Procambarus clarkii isolate CNS0578487 chromosome 57, FALCON_Pclarkii_2.0, whole genome shotgun sequence genome has a segment encoding these proteins:
- the LOC138353374 gene encoding putative membrane protein YdgH — protein sequence MAGPSPALAANCSNFLRGNLGQDVVGRMLEIFPDKQKTTIRNQGIEDVNQGIEDVNQGIEDVNQGIEVVNQGIEDVNQGIEVVNQGIEDVNQGIEDVNQGIEDVNQGIEDVNQGIEVVNQGIEDVNQGIEDVNQGIEDVNQGIEDVNQGIEDVNQGIEVVNQGIEDVNQGIEDVNQGIEVVNQGIEDVNQGIDDVNQGIEDVNQGIEDVNQGIEVVRQDIEDDKRQGKYETELLYSCFT from the exons ATGGCCGGCCCCTCGCCCGCGTTGGCGGCTAATTGTAGCAACTTCTTGAGGGGCAACTTGGGGCAAGATGTAGTGGGCAGGATGTTGGAG ATATTTCCAGATAAGCAAAAAACAACCATTCGCAACCAGGGTATCGAGGACGTCAACCAGGGTATCGAGGACGTCAACCAGGGTATCGAGGACGTCAACCAGGGTATCGAGGTCGTCAACCAGGGTATCGAGGACGTCAACCAGGGTATCGAGGTCGTCAACCAGGGTATCGAGGACGTCAACCAGGGTATCGAGGACGTCAACCAGGGTATCGAGGACGTCAACCAGGGTATCGAGGACGTCAACCAGGGTATCGAGGTCGTCAACCAGGGTATCGAGGACGTCAACCAGGGTATCGAGGACGTCAACCAGGGTATCGAGGACGTCAACCAGGGTATCGAGGACGTCAACCAGGGTATCGAGGACGTCAACCAGGGTATCGAGGTCGTCAACCAGGGTATCGAGGACGTCAACCAGGGTATCGAGGACGTCAACCAGGGTATCGAGGTCGTCAACCAGGGTATCGAGGACGTCAACCAGGGTATCGACGACGTCAACCAGGGTATCGAGGACGTCAACCAGGGTATCGAGGACGTCAACCAGGGTATCGAGGTCGTTAGGCAGGATATCGAGGACGACAAGAGACAAGGAAAATATGAAACTGAATTGCTTTATTCTTGTTTTACTTGA